One region of Thermoanaerobacterales bacterium genomic DNA includes:
- a CDS encoding PocR ligand-binding domain-containing protein, with the protein MDYAVFLERAGFWQLQEEIARTTGLAIITTNARGRALFGKSNLHPFCVLINSTYEGRMACETFRRELARAVLSGGEVQRRACHAGLVNIGVPVDGRGVVIAGGVAVARLKEEKLALLADELRCPREKLVELARRVPVWTEARLDEVGSLVRAVTSYAARSFESHRLLLDVSRLGEDIAIEYNEQRLVLRVVRETARTLHVPVCLLRTYDEEKKALVARAVHGVEGMDPEAIRELPVGNSVAGTAFKTGEPVAVSDLRAAGGKVLLPQLAPAVRSALVVPLRARGRALGTLGVYDMAPRAWDEAVTGYLTAIAAKVALALENARLYASLKE; encoded by the coding sequence ATGGACTACGCTGTTTTCCTGGAACGTGCCGGTTTCTGGCAATTACAGGAAGAGATCGCCAGGACGACCGGCCTGGCGATCATCACCACGAACGCGCGCGGCCGTGCGCTGTTCGGCAAGAGCAACCTTCATCCCTTCTGCGTGCTGATCAACAGCACGTACGAGGGGAGGATGGCGTGCGAGACCTTTCGCCGGGAACTGGCCCGCGCCGTCCTGTCCGGCGGGGAGGTCCAGCGCCGCGCTTGCCACGCGGGGCTGGTCAATATCGGCGTGCCGGTTGACGGCCGGGGCGTTGTGATCGCCGGCGGCGTGGCCGTTGCCCGCCTCAAAGAAGAGAAACTCGCCCTCCTGGCCGATGAGCTGCGCTGCCCGCGGGAGAAGCTTGTGGAGCTGGCGCGGCGGGTGCCGGTGTGGACGGAGGCAAGGCTTGACGAGGTCGGCAGCCTCGTCCGGGCGGTGACCTCCTACGCGGCCCGGTCGTTTGAGAGCCACAGGCTACTCCTTGATGTCTCGCGCCTGGGCGAAGACATAGCCATAGAGTATAACGAGCAAAGGCTCGTCCTCCGGGTGGTGCGGGAAACCGCCCGCACGCTGCACGTGCCCGTGTGTCTTCTGCGCACCTACGACGAGGAGAAAAAAGCGCTTGTGGCACGCGCCGTGCACGGCGTCGAAGGGATGGATCCGGAGGCGATCAGGGAACTCCCGGTGGGGAACTCCGTGGCGGGCACGGCGTTCAAAACCGGCGAGCCGGTGGCCGTCTCCGACCTGCGCGCCGCCGGCGGGAAGGTGCTCCTGCCGCAACTTGCTCCTGCGGTACGAAGCGCCCTGGTCGTGCCGCTGCGCGCCAGGGGCCGCGCCCTCGGCACTCTCGGGGTCTACGACATGGCGCCCCGCGCCTGGGACGAGGCTGTCACCGGATATCTCACCGCCATCGCCGCCAAGGTCGCCCTGGCCCTTGAGAACGCGCGCCTCTACGCGTCGCTGAAGGAATA
- the pabB gene encoding aminodeoxychorismate synthase component I, whose protein sequence is MLAVSFPLQEEPEDVFRRFAGAPGAAVLASGSEPRPCPRFPLARWSFVAVQPFLVLSYDQGGLVANPGVVDNLSGHPLHALEKLLAEFRLPAATDTPVPFPGGAVGYLSYELRTAIERVPARGGDVPALPHLYFAFYDATVAIDHHRREVWIISTGLPEKGSARTARARLRYEELRRWFFRRPESEPQPHPRIAGPASSLVSSFTRPAYLAAVRRVKEYIAAGDVYQVNLSQRFSSPAALPAFPVFLELLRTNPVPFAAYFSGPGFTVVSSSPERFLHFDAATRVVHTRPIKGTRPRGNTPEADGRLARELLQSEKDRAEHVMIVDLERNDLGRVAEAGSVGVPEFCVLEPFPTVHHLTSTVEARLPPETGVAGLLRATFPGGSITGAPKIRAMEIIDEIEPVARGIYTGAIGYFGFNGNLDLNIAIRTMVLTGNGLHFHVGGGIVWDSDPEQEYQETLDKAAALFRAIGHDDKGGVNCAGVP, encoded by the coding sequence ATGCTGGCAGTGTCCTTCCCCCTGCAGGAAGAACCGGAGGATGTTTTCCGGCGCTTTGCCGGGGCACCCGGTGCGGCCGTCCTGGCCAGCGGGTCCGAGCCGCGCCCGTGCCCCCGGTTCCCCCTCGCCCGGTGGTCATTTGTCGCCGTACAGCCCTTTCTGGTCCTCTCCTACGATCAGGGCGGGCTGGTCGCCAACCCCGGTGTGGTCGACAACCTTTCCGGTCATCCCTTGCACGCCCTGGAAAAGCTGCTCGCAGAATTCAGGCTCCCCGCCGCCACCGACACCCCCGTTCCCTTTCCCGGCGGGGCGGTCGGCTACCTTTCCTACGAACTGCGCACGGCAATAGAAAGGGTCCCGGCCCGCGGCGGTGACGTTCCCGCCCTCCCGCACCTTTACTTTGCCTTTTACGACGCTACCGTCGCCATTGACCACCACCGGCGGGAGGTCTGGATCATTTCCACCGGTCTGCCCGAAAAAGGTTCGGCAAGGACCGCGCGGGCGCGGCTACGCTACGAGGAGTTACGCCGGTGGTTCTTCCGACGCCCGGAATCCGAGCCGCAGCCGCACCCCCGGATAGCGGGGCCGGCTTCTTCTCTTGTCTCTTCCTTTACCCGACCGGCATACCTGGCCGCCGTACGCCGCGTGAAGGAGTACATCGCCGCGGGAGACGTCTACCAGGTCAATCTTTCGCAGCGGTTTTCGTCGCCCGCCGCGTTGCCCGCTTTTCCCGTATTCCTGGAGCTGCTGAGGACTAACCCCGTACCGTTCGCCGCCTACTTTTCCGGACCGGGCTTCACCGTGGTCAGTTCCTCGCCCGAGCGCTTCCTGCACTTCGACGCCGCCACACGCGTGGTCCACACGCGACCCATTAAAGGGACGCGACCGCGCGGCAATACTCCGGAGGCGGATGGGAGACTGGCCCGGGAGCTGCTGCAAAGTGAAAAAGACCGCGCCGAGCACGTGATGATCGTTGACCTCGAACGCAACGATCTGGGCCGGGTGGCCGAGGCGGGTTCGGTCGGCGTTCCCGAATTCTGCGTCCTGGAACCGTTCCCGACGGTCCACCACCTGACCTCCACCGTGGAAGCCAGGCTGCCCCCGGAAACCGGCGTGGCCGGGCTCCTGCGCGCCACCTTTCCGGGCGGCTCCATTACCGGTGCGCCCAAGATCAGGGCCATGGAAATCATCGACGAGATCGAGCCGGTGGCCCGGGGTATCTATACCGGCGCCATCGGGTATTTCGGTTTTAATGGAAACCTGGACCTGAACATCGCCATCAGGACGATGGTGCTGACCGGCAACGGCCTGCATTTCCACGTGGGAGGCGGCATCGTTTGGGATTCAGACCCCGAGCAGGAGTACCAGGAGACGCTCGACAAGGCCGCCGCCCTGTTTCGGGCCATCGGCCATGACGACAAGGGAGGCGTGAATTGTGCAGGTGTTCCTTAA
- a CDS encoding aminotransferase class IV → MQVFLNGAFVAVDEARVSVFDRGFLLGHGAFETMRAYRGRVFRPAQHLERLHRTCAALGIPFVPDIARLEPVVETLLARNGLADARLRLTVTAGPEEEYLPCHPTILLAAFPLPTGTAAPGWRAYLWQGAVNSHDPLRTHKTTSYLEKVLARREAKSKGFDEALFVNEKENVTEGSATNIFCIRAGTILTPPTVEGLLPGVTRAVVAELATRTGIPFLERPLAPEDIVRSDEAFLTNSVVEIVPLVAVGRTPVGNGAPGPLTARLQAAYRELVRQELGVG, encoded by the coding sequence GTGCAGGTGTTCCTTAACGGCGCGTTCGTCGCCGTCGACGAAGCCAGGGTCTCGGTGTTCGACAGGGGCTTCCTGCTGGGGCACGGGGCCTTTGAAACGATGCGGGCCTACCGGGGCAGGGTGTTCCGCCCGGCGCAGCACCTTGAGCGGCTGCACCGGACCTGCGCCGCCCTCGGCATACCCTTCGTTCCCGACATCGCGCGCCTGGAGCCGGTGGTCGAAACGCTCCTGGCCCGCAACGGGCTCGCCGATGCGCGCCTGCGCCTGACGGTGACGGCGGGCCCGGAGGAGGAATACCTGCCGTGCCACCCCACCATCCTGCTGGCGGCCTTTCCCCTCCCCACGGGCACAGCGGCACCCGGCTGGCGCGCGTATCTCTGGCAGGGCGCCGTCAACTCGCACGATCCCCTCCGGACACATAAAACCACATCTTATCTCGAAAAAGTGCTGGCGCGCCGGGAAGCAAAAAGCAAGGGCTTCGACGAGGCCCTTTTCGTAAACGAAAAGGAAAACGTAACCGAAGGCTCAGCAACCAACATCTTCTGCATCCGGGCCGGAACCATCCTCACGCCGCCCACGGTCGAAGGTCTGCTCCCGGGGGTCACGCGAGCGGTGGTCGCCGAACTGGCCACACGGACCGGCATACCGTTCCTGGAACGGCCCCTTGCGCCGGAGGACATCGTCCGCAGCGATGAGGCCTTCCTGACCAACTCGGTCGTGGAGATCGTGCCCCTTGTCGCGGTGGGCCGAACTCCCGTCGGCAACGGCGCGCCCGGCCCGTTGACGGCACGGCTGCAAGCGGCGTACCGGGAGCTTGTCCGGCAGGAACTGGGCGTCGGCTGA
- a CDS encoding type II toxin-antitoxin system VapC family toxin, which produces MACLWIDANVILRFITGDPPEMAAQALELMNRAEKGETRLRLSHLVVAEAVWVLSSFYEYTRREIADTLIPFIRADGVRAEDPDLVVQALQDMAEKNVDFADAFLAAQARRHEEGVCSFDNDFARLKVTWVKPPG; this is translated from the coding sequence ATGGCGTGCTTATGGATCGACGCCAACGTTATCCTGCGCTTCATAACCGGTGATCCCCCGGAAATGGCCGCGCAGGCTTTGGAACTTATGAATCGCGCCGAGAAAGGGGAAACCCGTCTGCGGTTGTCCCACCTGGTGGTGGCTGAAGCGGTATGGGTGCTCTCTTCGTTCTATGAGTACACCAGGAGGGAGATTGCCGATACCCTAATTCCCTTCATAAGGGCGGACGGCGTCCGGGCCGAAGACCCTGATCTGGTGGTACAGGCTTTGCAGGATATGGCTGAGAAGAACGTAGACTTCGCGGATGCCTTCCTCGCCGCGCAGGCGCGGAGACACGAAGAGGGCGTCTGTTCTTTCGATAATGACTTCGCAAGGCTTAAAGTAACCTGGGTTAAACCCCCGGGATAA